From a single Microbacterium murale genomic region:
- the ychF gene encoding redox-regulated ATPase YchF, with amino-acid sequence MALTIGIVGLPNVGKSTLFNALTKNDVLAANYPFATIEPNVGVVNLPDSRLNVLSEIFGSERILPAAVSFVDIAGIVRGASEGEGLGNQFLANIREADAIAQVVRGFADDDVVHVEGAINPKGDLETINAELMLADLQTVEKAIPRLEKEVRGKKADPAVLEAANAAKDALERGILLSVSGIDLAPIKELGLLTSKPVIFVFNVDEAVLTDAARKAELEALVAPAKAIFLDAKIESELIDLDPEDAAELLASTGQDESGLDQLARIGFDTLGLQTYLTAGPKEARAWTIPKGSKAPQAAGVIHTDFEKGFIKAEVISFDDLVATGSVAEARSKGKARLEGKDYVMQDGDVVEFRFNV; translated from the coding sequence GTGGCTCTAACTATCGGGATCGTGGGCTTGCCCAACGTCGGCAAGTCGACTCTTTTCAATGCCCTCACCAAGAACGACGTGCTTGCGGCGAACTATCCGTTCGCGACGATCGAGCCGAACGTCGGTGTGGTGAACCTGCCCGATTCGCGACTCAATGTGCTTTCCGAGATCTTCGGCAGCGAGCGCATCCTCCCGGCAGCCGTGTCTTTCGTCGACATCGCCGGCATCGTGCGTGGCGCGAGCGAGGGCGAGGGCCTGGGCAACCAGTTCCTCGCGAACATCCGTGAAGCGGATGCGATCGCTCAGGTCGTTCGCGGCTTCGCCGACGACGACGTCGTGCACGTCGAGGGCGCGATCAACCCCAAGGGCGACCTGGAGACGATCAACGCCGAGCTCATGCTCGCAGACCTGCAGACCGTCGAGAAGGCGATTCCCCGCCTCGAGAAGGAAGTGCGGGGGAAGAAGGCCGATCCTGCCGTCCTCGAAGCGGCGAACGCGGCGAAGGACGCTCTGGAACGCGGCATCCTGCTCTCGGTGAGCGGCATCGACCTCGCCCCGATCAAGGAGCTCGGCCTTCTCACCTCGAAGCCCGTCATCTTCGTCTTCAACGTCGATGAGGCTGTGCTGACGGATGCTGCGCGCAAGGCCGAGCTCGAAGCTCTGGTTGCGCCGGCGAAGGCGATCTTCCTCGACGCGAAGATCGAGTCCGAGCTCATCGACCTCGATCCCGAGGACGCCGCCGAGCTGCTCGCATCGACAGGTCAGGACGAGTCAGGTCTCGACCAGCTCGCGCGTATCGGCTTCGACACGCTGGGCCTGCAGACATACCTGACCGCCGGTCCCAAAGAGGCTCGTGCCTGGACGATCCCCAAGGGGTCCAAAGCTCCGCAGGCCGCGGGTGTGATCCACACCGACTTCGAAAAGGGCTTCATCAAGGCCGAGGTCATCTCCTTCGATGACCTCGTCGCAACCGGGTCGGTCGCCGAGGCGCGCTCGAAGGGCAAGGCCCGCCTTGAAGGCAAGGACTACGTCATGCAGGACGGCGACGTGGTGGAGTTCCGTTTCAACGTGTAG
- a CDS encoding cytochrome C5, with product MTSAVLDLLIVRIVESGLLEDPVAGNGLVYGRASIDAAGTVVNVNVDPELDEHGEDVDPEALIAAVSRILSIGESKWRAVIEEVVTDIEDAVDGEPVIEQIDLRDDLEATSVVVFADAVLLAFLAPKQFPDSRILVQLDEELEVDGVEVREIDSTETVEFDSLDELLDEISRAED from the coding sequence ATGACTTCGGCTGTGCTCGACCTCCTCATCGTCCGTATCGTCGAGAGCGGGCTGCTCGAGGACCCGGTCGCCGGGAACGGTCTCGTTTACGGACGTGCGAGCATCGACGCGGCGGGCACCGTGGTGAACGTGAACGTCGACCCGGAGCTCGATGAGCACGGTGAGGATGTAGATCCTGAGGCGTTGATCGCCGCGGTCTCGCGCATCCTCTCGATCGGGGAATCCAAATGGCGGGCGGTGATCGAGGAGGTTGTCACCGACATCGAAGACGCTGTCGACGGCGAGCCCGTCATCGAGCAGATCGACCTGCGTGACGACCTCGAAGCGACGTCGGTGGTCGTCTTCGCGGATGCCGTGTTGCTCGCGTTCCTCGCCCCGAAGCAGTTCCCCGACTCGCGGATCCTCGTGCAACTGGACGAGGAGCTCGAGGTCGACGGAGTCGAAGTGCGCGAGATCGACAGCACCGAGACAGTCGAGTTCGACAGCCTGGACGAGCTGCTCGATGAGATCAGCCGCGCCGAGGACTGA
- a CDS encoding helix-turn-helix domain-containing protein, with product MTSSSSLMHPVRLRIVQSLLGVPDGLTTQQMYERLTDVPIATLYRHVSHLVEHRLIEVVGERQARGASERTYRIAPGFANPTAQELRSAGKGELLTMFTVFSSGLAKDFESYLVDETADLAEDRVNFAQAEFWATNEEVDAFLAALMQALRPLMANEPGDGRRQRKLTTVLIPHPQVGDGPTRGPVEH from the coding sequence ATGACCTCCTCGAGTTCGCTCATGCATCCCGTTCGGCTTCGGATCGTACAGTCGCTCCTCGGCGTACCGGACGGGCTAACGACCCAGCAGATGTATGAGCGGTTGACGGATGTGCCGATCGCGACGCTGTACCGGCACGTTTCCCACCTCGTGGAGCATCGACTGATCGAAGTCGTCGGCGAACGGCAAGCTCGCGGTGCGAGCGAGAGGACCTATCGGATCGCGCCGGGGTTTGCGAATCCAACTGCGCAGGAGCTGCGTTCCGCAGGCAAGGGCGAACTGCTCACGATGTTCACGGTGTTCAGCTCGGGTCTCGCGAAGGACTTCGAGTCGTATCTGGTGGACGAGACGGCGGATCTTGCGGAGGACAGGGTGAACTTCGCGCAGGCTGAGTTCTGGGCGACGAATGAAGAGGTCGATGCGTTCCTTGCCGCCCTGATGCAGGCGCTGAGGCCACTGATGGCCAACGAACCTGGAGACGGTCGCCGCCAGCGCAAGCTCACCACGGTCTTGATCCCTCACCCTCAGGTGGGGGATGGGCCCACACGGGGTCCTGTCGAGCATTGA
- a CDS encoding PLDc N-terminal domain-containing protein, with product MNFGLPDFDPAALVALIPVGILVIALMIYCFVDLARRPRVQHLPKPVWVVIVLFVVPLGAVLYLVLGRGSQVALRDEDLR from the coding sequence ATGAACTTTGGTCTACCCGACTTCGACCCCGCAGCGCTGGTCGCGCTGATCCCCGTCGGTATCCTCGTGATCGCCCTGATGATCTACTGCTTCGTCGACCTTGCCCGCAGACCGCGGGTCCAGCATCTGCCGAAACCGGTGTGGGTCGTCATCGTGCTCTTCGTCGTTCCTCTCGGGGCCGTGCTCTATCTCGTGCTCGGACGCGGCAGCCAGGTCGCTCTCCGCGATGAGGACCTCCGATGA
- a CDS encoding ABC transporter ATP-binding protein, which produces MSAAAEPLVRVERISRTFRNGTGIHDITFDVQDRTVTAVIGPNGAGKTVLFSVIAGLQPADSGRIESPPGARIAYCPDVPQFESWLTAREVVETSLAVAAPRSNAMNAREALEQCGLSKVADRRVADFSRGMLQRLGIAAALVLDPEVLILDEPNSALDPIGRADVRRLIAEQRQHRCILLSSHVLSEVEQLADDLVVIADGRLVVSGTTNDILAAGRAPAWSVRLGAASTTSLDELRIAFPSLEIEYPTEALCTLGFPSFEAAAEDLVPVLNALRAPVLEVTLQDRDLDASFARIIQNQGSR; this is translated from the coding sequence ATGAGTGCTGCTGCCGAACCCCTTGTCCGGGTTGAGAGAATTTCTCGAACGTTCCGGAACGGCACCGGGATTCACGACATCACGTTCGATGTTCAGGACCGAACGGTCACGGCTGTGATCGGCCCCAACGGAGCAGGCAAGACGGTGCTGTTCAGCGTGATCGCCGGGTTGCAGCCGGCTGACTCGGGACGCATCGAATCTCCGCCAGGTGCCCGCATCGCCTACTGCCCGGACGTGCCCCAGTTCGAGTCCTGGCTCACGGCCCGCGAGGTCGTCGAAACCTCACTCGCTGTCGCCGCACCCCGCTCGAACGCAATGAACGCGCGTGAGGCACTCGAACAGTGCGGACTCAGCAAAGTCGCCGACCGGCGTGTTGCGGACTTTTCCCGAGGAATGCTCCAACGCCTCGGAATCGCCGCCGCACTCGTCCTCGACCCCGAAGTGCTGATACTGGACGAACCCAACAGTGCGCTGGACCCGATCGGTCGGGCCGACGTTCGCCGGCTGATCGCAGAACAACGGCAACACCGTTGCATTCTCCTCTCGAGTCATGTGCTCAGCGAAGTCGAGCAGCTCGCTGACGACCTCGTGGTGATCGCCGACGGCCGGCTCGTCGTTTCGGGGACGACCAACGACATCCTCGCCGCCGGTCGCGCTCCGGCATGGAGTGTCCGGCTCGGGGCGGCATCCACCACCAGTCTCGACGAGCTTCGCATCGCCTTCCCCAGCCTTGAGATCGAGTATCCGACCGAGGCGCTCTGCACCCTCGGGTTCCCCAGTTTCGAAGCGGCGGCAGAGGATCTCGTGCCCGTGTTAAACGCGCTTCGCGCGCCTGTGCTCGAAGTGACACTTCAAGACCGCGACCTCGACGCGTCCTTCGCACGAATCATTCAGAACCAGGGATCCCGATGA
- a CDS encoding SDR family NAD(P)-dependent oxidoreductase: MTLDLRGGTALITGASSGIGAEFARRFAGRGSDLVLVARRADRLEELASELRTTAGVRVDVVSADLAVSGAADALHAELTQRGIRVTSLVNNAGFGTHGAFDHSDPARATSEIQLNVGTLVELSRAFIPQLLAGNGALVTVASTAAYQPIPGMAVYGATKAFVLSFTEALWAEAQGTGLRVLAVSPGSTRTEFFDVVGTDDASVGRQQTAGDVVDTAFRELDRNRSRPSVISGRVNHLMAVGTRLLSRRAAALTSARVLGDVRMGGQRAVDTSARASAK; encoded by the coding sequence ATGACACTCGACCTCCGCGGCGGGACCGCACTCATCACCGGCGCAAGCTCCGGGATCGGGGCGGAGTTCGCTCGACGATTCGCCGGGAGGGGTTCCGACCTCGTGCTGGTCGCGCGGAGAGCCGACCGGCTCGAGGAACTCGCCAGCGAACTCCGCACCACCGCGGGAGTGCGAGTCGACGTCGTGTCGGCCGATCTGGCCGTTTCGGGCGCGGCCGACGCGTTGCACGCAGAACTCACGCAGCGCGGGATCCGCGTGACGTCGCTCGTGAACAACGCGGGTTTCGGAACGCACGGTGCTTTCGACCACTCCGACCCCGCGCGCGCCACGAGTGAGATTCAGTTGAACGTGGGAACCCTGGTCGAGCTGTCACGGGCATTCATCCCCCAACTGCTCGCCGGGAACGGCGCGCTCGTGACGGTCGCGAGCACGGCCGCGTACCAGCCGATCCCTGGCATGGCAGTCTATGGCGCGACCAAGGCCTTCGTCCTGAGCTTCACGGAGGCGCTCTGGGCAGAGGCACAGGGAACGGGACTGCGCGTTCTCGCTGTGAGCCCAGGGTCGACTCGCACAGAATTCTTCGACGTCGTCGGTACCGATGACGCCTCCGTCGGCCGCCAGCAGACGGCCGGTGACGTGGTCGATACGGCATTCCGTGAACTCGACCGAAACCGCAGCCGCCCCAGCGTCATCTCGGGCCGCGTCAACCACCTCATGGCGGTCGGTACGCGGCTGCTCTCTCGCCGGGCGGCCGCTCTCACCAGCGCACGGGTCCTGGGCGACGTCCGGATGGGCGGACAAAGGGCAGTCGACACGTCAGCACGGGCGTCCGCTAAGTAG
- a CDS encoding TetR/AcrR family transcriptional regulator, translating into MSAQPYHHGDLRRTLLHAAAAHIETDGVESLSLRQLARDAGVSHAAPSRHFRDKQALLDALAEDGFHRLGASLAAAAQGDSRSKAAARAQFEALGRAYVGFAVEHPALLSLMFAMKHAPDARAELIAAGRASMDITMRVVEAAQANGAIGAGDASRIALATFAAFHGVAMLVSGDLLEGVPAGDLVATTSELLWRGLQSE; encoded by the coding sequence GTGTCCGCACAGCCCTATCACCACGGCGATCTTCGTCGCACGCTGCTCCATGCGGCGGCCGCGCACATCGAGACCGACGGGGTGGAGTCCCTGTCCCTTCGGCAACTCGCACGAGACGCCGGCGTCAGCCACGCCGCGCCGAGCCGTCACTTCCGAGACAAGCAGGCGCTCCTCGACGCGCTCGCCGAGGACGGCTTCCACCGCCTGGGCGCCTCGCTCGCAGCGGCGGCGCAGGGTGATTCCCGCTCGAAAGCGGCGGCGCGTGCGCAGTTCGAGGCGCTCGGCCGGGCGTACGTCGGCTTCGCCGTCGAGCATCCGGCTCTGCTCTCCCTCATGTTCGCCATGAAGCATGCACCGGACGCTCGTGCGGAGCTCATCGCCGCCGGACGCGCATCGATGGACATCACGATGCGCGTCGTGGAAGCCGCTCAGGCGAACGGCGCGATCGGAGCAGGGGACGCCAGTCGCATCGCCCTCGCCACATTCGCGGCTTTCCACGGCGTCGCAATGCTCGTGTCCGGCGACCTCCTCGAAGGAGTTCCCGCCGGCGACCTCGTCGCCACAACGAGCGAGCTTCTCTGGCGCGGTCTGCAGTCGGAGTAG
- a CDS encoding carbohydrate kinase family protein → MSRAHVLVIGEALVDIVHRAGGRVDEAPGGSPANVALALGRLGDSPRLLTQLGDDAHGRRIREWLAESDVEVLSAPAPRTATATARLDADGSARYEFDITWTLDGTDTTKIAASGASIVHTGSIAALLDPGADAVRSILTALRTSSLITYDPNVRPAMLPDRDRARHEVESFVGLADLVKASDEDLAWLYPGTDPLEMAWAWLNTGPAVVVVTTGAGGAFAVSRAGVVRVRGVRADVVDTVGAGDTFMSALIHGLIETGFSGLAARERLRRIDTNAVAGLLALGARAATITVSRPGADPPRLAELLAAPFSH, encoded by the coding sequence GTGAGCCGCGCGCACGTCCTCGTCATCGGTGAGGCTCTCGTCGACATCGTCCACCGTGCGGGTGGACGGGTCGATGAGGCTCCCGGCGGGAGTCCTGCGAACGTAGCTCTGGCGCTGGGCAGGCTGGGGGATTCCCCGCGGCTGCTGACGCAACTCGGCGATGACGCTCACGGCCGGCGGATTCGGGAATGGCTGGCGGAATCCGACGTCGAGGTTCTCTCTGCACCGGCTCCCCGCACGGCAACGGCGACCGCCCGTCTCGATGCCGATGGTTCCGCACGCTACGAGTTCGACATCACATGGACCCTCGATGGAACAGACACCACGAAGATCGCCGCGTCCGGCGCATCGATCGTGCATACGGGTTCGATCGCGGCGCTCCTCGATCCTGGTGCCGACGCCGTACGCAGCATCCTGACCGCCCTTCGAACGTCATCGCTGATCACCTATGACCCCAATGTCCGGCCGGCCATGCTGCCAGACCGCGATCGAGCGAGGCACGAGGTGGAGTCTTTCGTCGGCCTCGCCGATCTGGTCAAGGCCAGCGACGAGGATCTGGCCTGGTTGTACCCCGGCACCGACCCCCTCGAGATGGCATGGGCATGGTTGAATACGGGGCCGGCCGTGGTCGTCGTGACGACGGGCGCCGGTGGAGCATTCGCTGTGTCGCGGGCCGGTGTGGTGCGCGTTCGGGGCGTCCGCGCCGACGTCGTCGACACCGTCGGCGCCGGCGACACGTTCATGAGCGCCCTGATCCACGGCCTCATCGAGACCGGGTTCTCGGGCCTCGCCGCGCGAGAACGCCTTCGCCGCATCGACACGAACGCCGTGGCCGGTCTGCTCGCCCTCGGGGCGCGCGCCGCGACGATAACCGTCTCACGGCCGGGTGCCGACCCGCCGCGTCTGGCCGAACTGCTCGCGGCGCCGTTCTCGCACTGA
- a CDS encoding putative quinol monooxygenase: MSAGQVTLYAEFTAVPGSADEIESLIQAYAQVVRTEPGNVAFDVYRRIEAPERFFVFEVYCDRDAFNAHLGAEAASAFNAKLMPRIVEPQSALSFLTQATGS; the protein is encoded by the coding sequence GTGAGCGCCGGCCAGGTGACGCTGTACGCGGAGTTCACCGCGGTTCCGGGCTCGGCGGACGAGATCGAATCGCTCATCCAGGCCTACGCGCAGGTCGTTCGCACCGAGCCCGGCAACGTTGCGTTCGACGTCTACCGTCGGATCGAAGCGCCGGAGCGGTTCTTCGTATTCGAGGTGTATTGCGATCGGGACGCCTTCAACGCGCACCTCGGCGCGGAGGCGGCGAGCGCGTTCAACGCGAAGCTGATGCCGAGGATCGTCGAACCGCAGAGCGCGCTGTCGTTCCTGACACAGGCCACCGGGTCGTGA